GTATTGGTAAACTTTGATGCTATCCTTGTATCATCAACAATTGGTGTTAGAGCAATGGCTACCTATGCTATCATCAACAAGGTTTTTAATGTTATCATCTCTTTGTATGCCATATCCATCATTCCGCTATGGTCGCAGGCTACACATCTTCGTGCACAAAATGATATACAAGCACTGGTAGGAGTTACACAAAAATATTTTAGAGGAAGTGCTTTGGTAGCTGTGGTGGTAGCTATAGTGATTGTTTTCTTCAACCCAATAATGAAGTTACTTTTCAATGTGGGTGCTGATGTAAGCTTCCTGTTGTTACTGATCTTCGGACTCTTTGTGTTCCTTAATTATTTTGCTGCGGTGGTAATCAATGTTCTGAATGGCTTATCGATTATCCGAAGCCAGCTTCTTTCCCTTAGCTTATCTGTCATAGTAGTGTGTGCTGTTCTTGTTATTGGAAAGTTGCTAAACTACATGTCTCTAGAGTTGATTGTTACTGCTAAGGTATTAGGCTCATTTACTTTATTTTTTACCTCGTACAAGAACCTAAACTTCTCGTTTAGAAAGTTGCAGCCTGCATTTTAGATGAAGGTATTATTGAATTATGCATCTCCTGGTTGGAAGTGGCGTCAAAGGCTGAATTCCATTACAGGAAAATGGATTGCTGGATTTGATAAAGTAATAGAAGAGGGACCAGAAAGTATAGAACAAAGTTTTTCGGAAGAGAATAAGGCAATTCTTCTTTCAAAAAGGGGAAATGGCTACTGGTTGTGGAAGCCATATCTTATCAATAAACATCTTTCGCTATTGCAGGATGGAGATTACCTTTTTTACTGCGACTCCGGATCTTTTTTTACGGGTAGTATAAATAAACTGATACAGGCCCTGGAACGGACTGGACAGGATGTAATGGTTTTTGACTTGCCTTTTGTAGAACGACAGTATACCAAAGCAGATGCTTTCAAGCAATTAGGCTGCGATACAGAAATATTTCAATCTTCTAATCAACGGCTTGCCACATTTGTCTTGCTTAAGAAATCTGCAGAAAGCTTGAAGCTTGCAAAGGAGTATTTAAAATTATGCTGTGACAGGAATGTGATCTCGGATGACCTTTCTGTTGTTGCGAACGCTCCTGATTTTATTGATCATAGACACGATCAATCTGTGTTGAGTTTATTATCTAAAAAATATCGCTTAGCTTCTTTTAGAGATCCGAGCCAATATGGACGACACCCATATTCATACAGGCGCGCTGGGGCAATATTGCAAGTGGTTCAACACAACAATTCGAATTATCCTACAACTTTGATTTTATACAGGAATTTGAACCCGATCGTTTGTTATTTCAAAACAAAAATCAAGGACCTCCTACTAGTTTCCAGGACAGGAGGAATAACCAAGAAATTTTATAAGTAGTGTGTGGCATACTAGGCAGAGTACCTGCTGCTGATCCAATACCGTTCAAACAGGCCTTAGATAAACTGTACCATCGTGGCCCCGACGGGTATGGTACCTGGAGTGATGATGTAAATATTACTTTAGGTCATAGAAGGTTATCCATTCTTGATGTATCTGATAATGGAAAGCAGCCTATGCACTATGGCAACTACGTTATCACATTTAATGGTGAGATATACAATTTCTTAGAGATAAGGAAAGAGCTCGAAAAGAGCGGGTATACTTTTAAGTCAGACAGTGATACTGAAGTAGTACTGGCTGCATACACAAAATGGGGTGAGGGATGCTTCCTGAAGTTCAATGGCATGTGGGCGTTGGCTATCTGGGATAAGCTGAATAATAAACTAGTACTTAGCAGGGATAGGTTTGGGAAGAAGCCATTGTTCTACACGTTGTCAAAGCAGTTTGTTTTTGCATCCGAGATGAAGGCCATCATACCCTTCCTTGATGAAGTGCGACCTTCCGATGATTTTGACTGGTGCAGGCAAAACATCTTTTTGTACGAGAGCACAGATAAATGTTTGATTGCTGGAATAAAAAGATTTCCAGCAGGAAGTATTGGTGTGTTTGATTTTGACAGCATGCAATTGTCAGTAAAAAAGTTCTGGAATACCCTTGATCATTTACAGGAGGTGCCTGCTGATTATAATGAGCAAGTGGAGCAGTTCCGTGAATTATTTATTGATGCATGCAAAATAAGAATGCGTTCAGATGTATCCATTGGTACTACATTAAGTGGTGGTTTGGACTCTACTGCTACCATTTGTACCATGGATCATATAAACAAGCAGCATAAGGCAGAGCGACAATCAAATGATTGGCAGCATGCCTTTGTTGCATCAATAAAAAATACTCCATGGGATGAAGCTGATTATGCAAGGAGCGTTACGGATAAATTAGGCATCAACAATACATTTATAACTGTAGATGGTGCAGGTCAATATGATAAGTTGCAGGAGTACATTTACCTGTGTGAAGATCTATACATGACTTCCCCGATCCCAATGATACAGACGTACAAAGCTGTAAGGGAAGGTGGAGTAGTGGTGACTATTGATGGCCATGGCGCAGATGAATTATTGTGTGGTTATAACTATGATTTTTACGAGGCAGCTTTTGATGAAGGTTTTGATTTCAAGGTATTTAAACAACTGGTAAACACGCGCAAATCCACTTTAGTGGCTGGTTACAAAGGGCCTGGAAATATAGAGGCAGCAAAAGAATTGACACAATATGTAGGAAGGATTAATATGGTGAACCTGATGCATGTGGCTAACCGCAGAATACTTAAGAACCGGATGCGACTTCCTATAAAAAGATATAAGAAGTTGGAGGGACTGAGCCACTTCAATTCACTCTTATACAACATGTCACACAATACCATTCTGCCAACACTGCTTCGCAATTACGATAGGTATTCAATGGCAAGCAGTGTAGAAGTAAGAATGCCTTTTCTAGATTACCGGGTAGTCACTTTTTTGCTTTCAATTCCATGGAATTCAAAAATAAAAAATGGATTTACAAAGGCTATTCTGAGAGATGCGCTGAAGGATATTATGCCGCAGGAGATACTTAGCCGTAAATCGAAAGTTGGATTTAATACTCCTATGTTGGAATGGATGAAGGGGCCGTGGAAGGAAGAGTTGGAGGATACATTAAGTTCTTCAGCATTCATCAATGCATCACTGATCAATGCAAAAGAGGTTTCGAAGAAGATCAGGCAGATAATAAATAATCCTGCAGCAACCTATGCTGATGGGGTTTATGCATGGCAAGAGTTTATGCCTTACCTATGGGAGCGCTCTTTTATAACAAACGCAGGTAATGAAACTTCCGCGCGTTAGTATCATTACAGCTGTGTATAATGCCTGCAGCACAATTGAAGCTACTATTCAAAATGTGCTGGAGTTGCAATACCCCGACATTGAGTATATAGTGATTGATGGAGGGTCTACTGACGGAACTTTAGAGATAATTGAAAATTATAAGTCGCATATTAATGTCCTGGTCTCAGAGAAAGATAATGGTGTTTTTGATGCGATGAACAAAGGAATAGCACGAGCTACAGGTACGTGGGTCAACTTCATGAATGCCGGTGATACTTTTTGTAGTGAAAGCATTATTGGTGACTTGCAACTGCAGCAATACCCGGAAGCTGGTATTGTTTATGGAGATACATTAGTGGCAGCAGACGGTTCGCTTGTACCTGCGTTTTCTGTTGCCAGTTTGCCTTTCGGTCAATTGATGACTTGTCATCAATCGATGTTCTTCAACCGTGTAAAACTTCAGGATAAGCTTAAATATGTTGAGCGGTATAAGGTGTACGGAGATCTTAAACTGGTAATTGACATTTATAAAACAGGTGCTGAATTTGTTTACGTTCCTCTACCTGTAGCATCTTATTTGAGGGGGGGCTTATCAAGTATTGCTTCCTGGCAAAACAGGAAGTTTAAATATTCAATTCTATTTAAAGAATATGGCTTAGAGGGTTTGGCAAAAGGTATTCTTGATAAACTACAGTATCATCCATATAAACTGAAGAACCAGTGAAGTTAACCAATCCACTGTTTTACAAGTTGGACTACTCTCCTCAGAAGGTAGCGATCTGGTTGGTATGTTTATTAAGTTTTGCTTATCCTATTTCTGCTTGTATTCCCACAATATTGGGAGCTTCTTCTCGTCCTTTTAATATGGCTTACCGGTTGGTTTGTGTAGCTATGGCGGTATACATTATACTGGTGGTGTTGGGTAGAAAGAAAGAAGATTTTAAAACCTCTATTCCTATTTACCTTTTCCTTGCATTCTGGCTTGTCTATAGCATTCGCCTGTTTATCGATATTTCTATATTAAAAGTGCCAAACAATGTAGATACAAATTTTGCTATCTATTCCTTTGCCTTCGGAAATTGCCTGTTACCGTCTTTAGCTATTTTACTGATAGCAAAAAAAATCAACCTGAACAAAGCGCTACCAGTAATGTTTGGGCTTGTTCTATCATCCAACATAATTATTTTTCTTTTAGTAATAGTAAAACAAGGGTTCAGCCTTGAAATATTACAATCAAGACTATGGTTAGCGAGTGATGAGGGAAAGGCAACTATCAATCCAATCACCATCAGCTTATATGGCTCTTATCTCTTCATTCTTTCGTTGATCATTTTGATAACAAAACAATGGAGGCTGAATATGGTTAAACGATCAGGTATTATCATCGCCCTTCTACTTGGCCTCTTGAATATTATGATGGGTGCTTCCCGCGGTCCAATGTTATTTACCGCTTTAGCCCTGGTTGTGATTTTAGTAAATGCATGGCGCTTGAACAGGTTTTCAATAAGGGGACTATTGAAATTTTTTGTTGTAGGAATAGCCCTAACAGTTGCATTCGCTCTATTCGTTTGGCCTTCTATTGCTGATGTAGATCTTGAGTTCATTACAAGGATCAGCTTTTCCTTTGAAAAAGGTTTAGAAGGAGAAGAAAGAGACCTTTCAATTACTGCAGCCTGGCACGATTTCCTCCGACATCCATTTCTTGGTTCTAGTTTCGTTGGCACTTTTGATGGGTACTACCCACACAATATAGTAGTAGAAGCACTTATGGCTACAGGCGTTTTAGGAGGGTTCTTTTTTATCAGCTTCCTTGGCTTTGTAATCTTCAAATCCTTCATGCTTTTACGGCAAAGCAAGTATTTCCCTTTTGGTATGATCATGCTGGCTATCATATTTACTTCACTATTATCTGGTGCATTGTTTATGGGAGTTGACCTGTGGCCTTGGTCTGTCCTCATTGCATCTACCTATCATCAAAAACTTGCAGTAGACTGATGAAAGCACCTGTTGTTATTTTTACTTACAACCGGCCGCTGCACCTAAAGGAAACATTGCGCTCCTTGCAGTCATCAACAGGTATAGCCGAAACAGATGTATATGTTTATTGCGATGGTCCACGTAACGAACAGGACAGAGAAAAACAGCAGCAGATAGTACAACTTGTTGAGGAAGCAAAGCAATCAAATTGGAGTAAAAGCTTCCAGTTTGTTTTAAGTGAAAACAATAAAGGTTTAGCACCTTCTATTGTAAGTGGCGTAACAACCTTGGTAAATCAATATGGAAGAGTGATCGTTCTTGAGGATGACCTTGTGGTTTCCCAAGGTTTCATCCTATATATGAATGAGGCATTGCAAGCCTATGAAAATGCTGGTAATGTGTACGCCGTCTCAGGCTACATGTTCCCGATCAGTACATCTTTAAAAAAGTCTGTTTTACTTCCTTACATCTCATCGTGGGGCTGGGCTACGTGGAAACAAAAGTGGAAAATCTTTTCTTTGGATACACCTCCAGCCGCCCTGGTTAAACCCTCTTTTGCTTTGCGTGGTAGGTTCAATTTAGCTCATTATAACTACCACCACATGTTTATGACCGAGCGAAATAAATCGTGGGCTATAAACTGGTATTACCAGGTGTTTAAGAGAAATGGATTAAGTGTGTATCCCTCAAAAAGTTTGGTTATCAATAATGGCTTTGATGGCACAGGGGAGAATTGTGGCAGCAACATTTTTCTTCAGCAGACAGAGCGAATGACTGACAAGATAGAAGTTGTTTTTGAAGACAGCATCGATATTGATTTTTACAACGCCTTCCTGAAGCATTTTGGTACACCCATGCAAAAGCTGAGAAGCATCATCAGGTATGTTCCGTTCAAAAGACAAATTAAAAGCCTCCTTAGAAAGTGATATTTAAATTAAACAGGTTTCTGCTCCTTATATCAGTTGTGATGTTTTCTGCCAGAGCTGCGTTTGGTACCGAGATCATAGTCTGCATGGGAGATCTTTCCCCAGCAACAAAGGCAATGCTTAAAAAAGATAATGTAAGT
This region of Aridibaculum aurantiacum genomic DNA includes:
- the asnB gene encoding asparagine synthase (glutamine-hydrolyzing) produces the protein MCGILGRVPAADPIPFKQALDKLYHRGPDGYGTWSDDVNITLGHRRLSILDVSDNGKQPMHYGNYVITFNGEIYNFLEIRKELEKSGYTFKSDSDTEVVLAAYTKWGEGCFLKFNGMWALAIWDKLNNKLVLSRDRFGKKPLFYTLSKQFVFASEMKAIIPFLDEVRPSDDFDWCRQNIFLYESTDKCLIAGIKRFPAGSIGVFDFDSMQLSVKKFWNTLDHLQEVPADYNEQVEQFRELFIDACKIRMRSDVSIGTTLSGGLDSTATICTMDHINKQHKAERQSNDWQHAFVASIKNTPWDEADYARSVTDKLGINNTFITVDGAGQYDKLQEYIYLCEDLYMTSPIPMIQTYKAVREGGVVVTIDGHGADELLCGYNYDFYEAAFDEGFDFKVFKQLVNTRKSTLVAGYKGPGNIEAAKELTQYVGRINMVNLMHVANRRILKNRMRLPIKRYKKLEGLSHFNSLLYNMSHNTILPTLLRNYDRYSMASSVEVRMPFLDYRVVTFLLSIPWNSKIKNGFTKAILRDALKDIMPQEILSRKSKVGFNTPMLEWMKGPWKEELEDTLSSSAFINASLINAKEVSKKIRQIINNPAATYADGVYAWQEFMPYLWERSFITNAGNETSAR
- a CDS encoding glycosyltransferase family 2 protein; the encoded protein is MKLPRVSIITAVYNACSTIEATIQNVLELQYPDIEYIVIDGGSTDGTLEIIENYKSHINVLVSEKDNGVFDAMNKGIARATGTWVNFMNAGDTFCSESIIGDLQLQQYPEAGIVYGDTLVAADGSLVPAFSVASLPFGQLMTCHQSMFFNRVKLQDKLKYVERYKVYGDLKLVIDIYKTGAEFVYVPLPVASYLRGGLSSIASWQNRKFKYSILFKEYGLEGLAKGILDKLQYHPYKLKNQ
- a CDS encoding O-antigen ligase family protein, producing the protein MKLTNPLFYKLDYSPQKVAIWLVCLLSFAYPISACIPTILGASSRPFNMAYRLVCVAMAVYIILVVLGRKKEDFKTSIPIYLFLAFWLVYSIRLFIDISILKVPNNVDTNFAIYSFAFGNCLLPSLAILLIAKKINLNKALPVMFGLVLSSNIIIFLLVIVKQGFSLEILQSRLWLASDEGKATINPITISLYGSYLFILSLIILITKQWRLNMVKRSGIIIALLLGLLNIMMGASRGPMLFTALALVVILVNAWRLNRFSIRGLLKFFVVGIALTVAFALFVWPSIADVDLEFITRISFSFEKGLEGEERDLSITAAWHDFLRHPFLGSSFVGTFDGYYPHNIVVEALMATGVLGGFFFISFLGFVIFKSFMLLRQSKYFPFGMIMLAIIFTSLLSGALFMGVDLWPWSVLIASTYHQKLAVD
- a CDS encoding glycosyltransferase family A protein, whose product is MKAPVVIFTYNRPLHLKETLRSLQSSTGIAETDVYVYCDGPRNEQDREKQQQIVQLVEEAKQSNWSKSFQFVLSENNKGLAPSIVSGVTTLVNQYGRVIVLEDDLVVSQGFILYMNEALQAYENAGNVYAVSGYMFPISTSLKKSVLLPYISSWGWATWKQKWKIFSLDTPPAALVKPSFALRGRFNLAHYNYHHMFMTERNKSWAINWYYQVFKRNGLSVYPSKSLVINNGFDGTGENCGSNIFLQQTERMTDKIEVVFEDSIDIDFYNAFLKHFGTPMQKLRSIIRYVPFKRQIKSLLRK